The genome window actttattttatttggagcattagcaacttaacatgacatttagctttgggtcagcaaatacgcctcgcaatattttgtaaatgaattatcacttgaacttcaagttcacattttctcgtacgaggatctagatgtactcataataattcattatatgcattacattttcagctgcccattttttcCCCCTATTGTtaggatcaccaacacatatccctagccttatttggggatccatctttgtgcattgtggtggaacaattaaatcatatagcacattcatatttctagatggaaattatttggttcttgaccctgaaccgattgtgatagggagaacttatcataacttggttagatgcgtacaagtactgttgtatattaaataatacatcacattcataattttattttggcagttttgttctcataaccaatggtttagatataattggaggcatacaatttctgctaaaccaacttggatttaaaccagtattatcaagataaatcatcataatttttattctggaactgtgctctaataatttgagcaatcaatcttgcaaaagccaaactgtaagttgataacaaatacacatgtgaccatagaatagatgcatctattaaaatcatataatagtaaacggtccacattgAAGGTGACtaggcccatatatttatcactttttattcattccagaaatcaagggattcaatcccaactttaattggtatatcatgagaataagcagcacaagagaattcttgaaaaatcttatatttcttcaatatatgccaatgtaattctcaattaattttttcgcatcataattgaaccgagatggtcaaccggtcatgccaactaatatttatttcagtaaacctctagtttacttgtggcttgtgattgcatcatcatgcttatacttgtgtaggacaaatagaagaaaattcaagtaacctttcatatttacccggtatgattatagtaatataaagatattcaatcttctttttatttatagtctcaatatgccaaccactttggctaatatatttgtaaatcaaaatgtttcttttgagacttactacaatattaatgtcatgaacagtttcattcatccgggtagtaacaaattagttctctCAGAGCTCATAActacttttgtactacaagatcttttgtcataccatccatataatgaatgtctccttcacaaagagaatcatatcataataattgtcatgttcaaaataatcataagcaaaataatttcttgctttaattttgcttttaataactttcataaggcttgacaaaataattttggcgtatcacatatatgcgaccaatgatatgtttatgtaactacacagtaatatttattatctttctttgtctcaaacctcccttagaggtgagttgtagtatttatccaacaatgcacaagtatattattatgcataatctttatcacatatatatattttcacattcactttcaggaatgagtatgcaatctcaatgtttatcacaagtcacattctcttcaaataatttctccctttttataattaccatagtgataactattattattttggcattTCGCTcgcccacattcattggtcaaccacttgtctttatttagacttatcatgcactgctatcacattcacttcaagaatggagcaaatcaagtgggacaagcttcatgctttttcatgaaaaatacattatttttctttagttattattattattattatcaatatggtgcattaggactcaaacccaatggcttacccatataaaggcatgctaggatataatgcgttggaacttgaatccaacgtcttttcatcaacatagtaCGTTGGGACTTGAACAcatcgtcttaccctcaatctttggcataataggccaaaattcactaggacttGCGCTCgggcctttaaaatattattacttcataattataggtataagtaaattaattttcaagaagacttatataactatttcaatcttgaaacagttcctctgcaacaaaaatgttagttaggatatatgccaatttttttttttaaatgatacaattatttttatattttaataaattaattaggggaaAGGTGCAGATAAtctataaccacttatatttcaaagactataagaacttcaccaaaaaaaatcaatacggaggaatgagccttatgtttccagcaaaaatatgtaaggcttaatgcataaccgtgactattataaattataactataatgagtttatattgattgtatattcgaatgccaaatttgcaaAGTACTGTAAAATCAactacatatttgataatttttctttcaatgaaatacatcatgtgatggtaaaaatattattattaaattaccttaataatgatctatcatagtatgtaaacggtcagaacatatatatacgctggaatattatctttgtcctataagagatgcagcaaataaagacatacctttccagttctttatttcactcgatacaattgaaaaaaaaaatttaaataaacactgcacataaagttaatgtaaagatatgaaagtatgaatgggtttagatggatgtaaaacttatctttgtattatcatccaagataTTTTTCATTGCACTTGATCTCCTTGTCTacttataatttacatagtcttgacgtagaagatcatgaaatgaaatgagcaattcgtgctgataacgtgttataaaataaaagcaatttagtaaaacatgaacaagacatgttgttatgaaataaaagcaatttagtaaaacatgaacaagaaatggagatagagagaaggaagagattttcttcttcaattgtgtgtgttttcttatctattacaaggcctttatataggcatgaaaagtgaagaaaaatatgtcattgaatatgtcattaagcatagaaatatgtcattgaatatgtcattaagcatttgagaagatcatggaagaagagtagacatccaccataatttaatttttcttataacaatatTCACAATACCTACAACATTGTCTATACACATCTTATTAAAGTTAACAAATTACTTGAGCTAATTCGTTTGCGCGAGGGCTCTATCATATATGGAAGAAAATAGGCACAAATGAAGCATTACACATTGAATTGAAGGGACAGCAAAATGAAAATCTTGCTAATGTCCTTTCCTAAACTCCATATAGAAAAAGACATTGAAGTGTACGTAAAGCCCCTAGAAAAGAACCCCTGCTTCAACTTTATTACAACAAAAGACACTACGATACATTAATGGatgaaattaaagaaaattattctTGTGATTGGATGTGACTATATTGTCATCTTCTAGTTTTTTAGCTATACAGGTGGCCTGAAAATTTAATTTTACTTCTTTAAATCTTAGCACATTTGTGGCTCTAATCTTTTAGACTTTTTCCTTTCATTTTCAAAGAACAGCCCCACTCCACCCCTGTGTGGATTTGTATCATGGAAGGGTTCTTTTTAATCATATCCACTTAAAAGGACTTCTTTCAATCAAGTTTGGTCAATCTCATAATTAATGAATTGTTGGAAATTATCATGTAAGTGGACTTCTTTCAATCAAGTTTGGTCAAGATATTTTTCATTGCACTTGATCTCCTTGTCTacttataatttacatagtcttgacgtagaagatcatgaaatgaaatgagcaattcgtgctgataacgtgttataaaataaaagcaatttagtaaaacatgaacaagacatgttgttatgaaataaaagcaatttagtaaaacatgaacaagaaatggagatagagagaaggaagagattttcttcttcaattgtgtgtgttttcttatctattacaaggcctttatataggcatgaaaagtgaagaaaaatatgtcattgaatatgtcattaagcatagaaatatgtcattgaatatgtcattaagcatttgagaagatcatggaagaagagtagacatccaccataatttaatttttcttataacaatatTCACAATACCTACAACATTGTCTATACACATCTTATTAAAGTTAACAAATTACTTGAGCTAATTCGTTTGCGCGAGGGCTCTATCATATATGGAAGAAAATAGGCACAAATGAAGCATTACACATTGAATTGAAGGGACAGCAAAATGAAAATCTTGCTAATGTCCTTTCCTAAACTCCATATAGAAAAAGACATTGAAGTGTACGTAAAGCCCCTAGAAAAGAACCCCTGCTTCAACTTTATTACAACAAAAGACACTACGATACATTAATGGatgaaattaaagaaaattattctTGTGATTGGATGTGACTATATTGTCATCTTCTAGTTTTTTAGCTATACAGGTGGCCTGAAAATTTAATTTTACTTCTTTAAATCTTAGCACATTTGTGGCTCTAATCTTTTAGACTTTTTCCTTTCATTTTCAAAGAACAGCCCCACTCCACCCCTGTGTGGATTTGTATCATGGAAGGGTTCTTTTTAATCATATCCACTTAAAAGGACTTCTTTCAATCAAGTTTGGTCAATCTCATAATTAATGAATTGTTGGAAATTATCATGTAAGTGGACTTAAAATTaatttcaacatttggttccatagaACGTTTTGATGGACATGATAAGAGTAATTTATCTATGGATTTTGTGTATGGATTGAATCACTTTGTTATTAATAAACACTAATGTACGCCTTATTATATCTATGAGTCCGTAATAAGAAGGCCTATTCCGTCACAACTTATGAAGCACTCACACTCtctcgctatatatatatatatatatataggtctaTCCAATTTCGGTTGAAATTCTTTCGCACTAGTCTGTGCTATAATCTTGGGATATTAATAATTAACTTACATGAAAACTCCTTTTTGAATTAACAGTTGCAGATCTACAACAAATAAGCACATAATATTCAATTAGAGGAGGGCAAGTTCTAGAAAGAACCTGAGGATCTCCATATTAATGGGGTCTCTATTGAAAACGACCTTTCATGATATTGGCAAACTTCACCTGACTACTTGGTTAAGGCCTAGATTATGACCTTATGTAGTGTCCTTTTTcatgaatttggaagcttataacaGCAACAAAAAGAAGACAAATAATGAAGAAAAGCTCCTCGACATTCATTCACTAGCATTGGTAGTCCTCCTTAGATAGTGAAACAATTGGCTTAACTGATTGAGTCTAGAATGGCACAAGAATCATGATCTATTTTGATCTGAGTAGCATAAaccttaaggggtcgtttggtaggggaATAAATTATAGTAGGATTACAATACATAGATTAAATAATGACGGGATTATtttgtgaatatatttttatTGGAAGATGTTTGATTCAATAGCCTAAAAATGAGATATGCGGAATATAATATAAACATGTGTTTAGTGTATACTAGATAaacttttattttcaattttaacaTCGGATTGTTTAAAAGACTTTGGGAGAAGAGCCTTGGAGAAGGATATCTTTGTCATATTAGTATTTATCCTGGGATTAGTTAATCCTGAGACTATTATTCCATCCTCAATGTGAGATGGAATAATACTCAATTGTAGAATTAGTTAATCTTGATATTGCTAATCTCGGATTCAAAAATTCAACCAAACGGGGGTTAAAATAATTTCGCATTTAATCCCGAGATTATTATCTCTTCTCCCACATACCAAACAACCCTTAAAAGATAAGTATGTTACACGAAATGGCTAATCAAGACTTCAACTAAAATCACTCCTTTAAGCAGATTTTGTCAAAGTTTCCATTATTGGTATGGTATGTGTATGGCGCTTTGTTACAAACAAATTAGGCCACATTACAATCCACCAAACAAGACAAAGAGAATGACATGCATAATTGTAATTCAGATACAcatcacaattcacaagcataGGAAGATAGGAAAGAAGTAGGAAATGCATATAACTACAACGTGGAACTAACCCTAAAGAACTGCCGTCACTAAAACAAATGATGTGTTTTTGTGACGATCTTACATGAGTCACCATAAAAAGTTAGGGCTTTCGGCGACTCAAAAGAGTCACAAGTAGTGATAGTTGTAGTGGCGACCTTTTCGTCGCAATGGAAATGTTAAATTAACATTATATTAGTGATCATATACCTAAATAGCATCGATCGAATACGTGCTAAATTTCCCTTCCCCATCTTCAGACCACGAATACATACACACACTTGCAAATCCAGtgattttttttttgcaatttgGTTATGTGAACAAAAACTAATGACAGGGGAACATTTGCATTACAACTTATATCGTATACCAGCTTCTCATCCGCATACAATTCAAGAAGCTTAAAAAAATCAATTCATAAGCTAGTTACCTTTCTTAGGGTGTGTTTTGTACGAACGaaaatgtttttcaatttttaaatgtttgattggcttaaatatttttcttattaacagaaaggaaaatatttttcaaaattttttttcTACATTCCCCACCCTATTTATTCTCCATCCCCACCAACCCTCACCATACCATCTCCCCACCCCCACCATACCACACCACACGCCCACCCTCACCACACCTTGCCCACCCCCACCCTCACCCTCACCCACCCATTACCCAACCCCgcactaaataaaaatattatatagagtactttctttttcattttaataaaatgagtattttcttacATTTcaaaaatgagtactttattttcatgttgtagaaagaatatttttattttgtttcaaTAAGAAAAAGtgtattttcttttcaattatgAAGCTCAAAttcagcctctctactccttcagggtaggggtaaggtctgcgtacacactaccctccccagaccccagtAGTGAAATTTTACTaggatgttgttgttgttgtaagctcAAATTCAACATTATTCTTGTATGAAAAAGTAAAGCATCACATTTGTTACTTTcgttttgtgtgaatttttaaaagaataattgaatttttgaagaaatttgaGTCCTGAAAACGCTGGGTATttgggtgggggggggggaggagcaCAGGAAACATGGGAATTTGGGGGGGAGGAGGGGTTGAACAGAGTAGCAtagaaaattattttcttaaaaaatattttctactctctaacctaacattaaaaaatatttttcaaaaaatatatttcactcaccaaccaaatattgaaaaataagtgataaaactactcattttcctggaaaaggaaaatattttccttcataccaaacacacccttaatccTTAATGCCAAGCATTTAAGGCATTTATAGTTGAGGTTTACAAAAGTATGCTACTGTCTTTATGGAAATGGCACTAGGTAAgggtgtatatggatcgggttggttcgatttttatcaaaaccgaaccaaaccaactatatcgatttggattggttcgattttgtcagccttttcggatttttcgggtttttttgttatatgaatattattgttatagataaagctttgataagtgaatatatgtttagtaaaaattaaaaaaaaaaactaacaaacatatgatctattaaaatattcttatgggagaatttttttagtaacacatgatagttattttcttagttgttgatgtacgctttcaaggttaaccgaatttaataacTAAGCATAAAATCAATATGAAACCTAAATAATGGTATGttcaatttaattttaaaattatcgaactaccatttcaaattcgaaaaaggtaTAAGAATTTAACAGattttgacatatgaatatgaaagaacaaagagattgacgcatttcaataacacttgataaTAAAGTGATGATACCActcattatttaaaataaaaaaatatggaTACACGtcatagttctattaaatattacatcccacgagagaatcccaaatatttcaaGGTATTttctaaagaaaattctatatatataaaatcttaaacgtatatataaaaattatatatttatatgtcgggttggttcggatttttttattcaaaaccaaaccaaatctaatcggattttttaatcgatttggtttgacttttcaaTTTAGCGCAGTTTTCCGATTCGGTTTAAATACCCAGCACTAGGACCTCCAAGTAATGTCAAACAACAGACTCCAATTTTCTATTGTTGATATTTCTCAGCTTGTCTTCCACATCCACGAAAGGAGGGAATATTTTACATCTTTTTATTGATTTTCTCACTTCTAAAATCCCAATTAGTTGGGGATAGTATATAAATCCTAACTATTGATTAATTCGCTATATCTGGACCATCTAATTGATCGAGATATCATGCTAAAATCTTATGTAGATAATAGCACGTAACGTTCAAATTAGAGAAACTAATGCATAAACTTTGAGAGGATTTGTAGGGATAGGATTAGGGCTGCCAAATTTGGCCCAAGCCCAAATAACCCGTCCAACCCGTTTAAGGTTGGGCTGGTTATTGATCCGCCCATTTATTGAGCTCAACCCATCCtaactcaactcatctcaacccATTTAAAGTTGGGTTgatttttagcccaaattgatCCATGAGTAACTTTGCAAAAATAtctaagaaataaataaaaaaatatttgtttgatatgttatatatgaccataacaaaagaaaaaaaatcttatttaataattatacaGTTCATAAGAAAACAACATATATTAACCAGCCCATCTTGACCCAAATTTTAGCTCATCTTGACCCAACCCATCTTAACTCAAATAACTTTTGGACGGGTTATTTGACCCGCCCAATTATTCACTCAACCCGTTTTGATCAGCCCAAAATCGATCCAAGCATGCTTATTTGACACCCCTAGATAGGATATATTGAAGAAGAAAACTCTTTCATGAGATATGGTCAAGCAATCAAAAAGGACACATGCACACAACAGTTACATACTACCACCTATTATTGTTCGATCATTCAATAGCAATCAAAGAGGACAAATGCAGACAAGCAGCATTATTCATTTTGTTGTTGGGCCATGCATTAAGAATACGCATTCCAATTATTTTTTTCGAATAAAATTGTTTAAAAAAGAGGAATGTGGAATACTAACTAAAACATCATTTCTTATAGGTGCAAATCAAGGGTGGCTAATAAAGTTAGTGGTCTAAAATcaaattttaataataatatctAAACATGAATGAACAATATTAATTTCTAAGAGAACATCACTATGGCAACTGTTAGAGAATATTACTCTTGTACCTCATTGGATGTGTAATAGTTTTCTAACAGCGATTTGTCAAGAGCTTAGGTTGTCTATATAGTGCTAGAGcctgtttatttttatttatttccttTATATATTGAAAAGATACATATGGCATACCACTTGAGCAACAAAAACTTATCAAAGTGAAGTGTCGCGCGGAGACCTTGACAAAATTTACTTGAGTGCATTGAATCCTCATCAAAAGAACGTACTATTCAACTATAGGCGCTAGCTACTGTTTAAATAAATTGTCCCTAATAAGAAGAAACAATCACGCAAAAACACTTGTTGTTGTCATGGTGGAAAGCCAACGACGAGCCTTTAAGAATCTCTCCACTTCTCTACCTATAATAGTGGTGAGGCCTACAATGACAACATCTTTAAGTAGTCAAGCAAAAACTCAACCAATttcataaataaaatataaaccaTTTAAAAGTTTGTTCAGTCCAAAAGCAGAATGGAAAAGAGTCTAGGAAGCAGAGCTACACTTGATGTGATATGCTTATGCTTTAAATTgacagaaaaagaaagaagaacatATAAAAACATCGAAAACAAAAGAACCTTCTTATTATAATTTCAAAAAGGTTAGAACTTTTTCAAACCAGCTCTGATTAATAACTGCTTCCATATTAGATAAAGAAGCTTTAGTTGTTCTGCACTGAAACAAAAGGTGTGAGCGTGCACTATCTAAGCTGTCTACAAATTCTAACATAAACAATAAGAAACCATCCACAATAACTACTTAAAAAGATCACATTGTAGTGCAAGAGTTGAAGCTGTCATCTTCATATGCTGAGACATACCTAGGTGGTGGCAAAGCACCGGAATAATAGTTGGACGCGTACGAGTAATCTGGTGCAATGCTCCTGAATGGATATTGGTGATGGTGGTGTCCCTCGTAGCCAGAAGTATATTCGGGCAACGACCTTCTGTGCCTAAAGGGACCACCAATAGAACTATAGCCATGGCCATGGCTATAACTATTATAACCATAGCCATGACTATTAGAGCCATATCTATGATTATAAGAGCCATATCCATCAGCCATACGACTATTGCTCAATAATGGGTGCTTAAGTGTCACCCATTTCACCTCTGCATGGTTCCCACGGCCTGATTTTGATAGTGCCCTCAAGAGGAGGTTTGGATCGACTTCACCATAAATTCTGGCTTCGTCAGATTCTATTGTGACAGAATAAACTCCTACAAGATAAATTAAAACATATAAATCATAGCTATCTTCTCTTCTTGAAGACCCTTATCATGAGTGCGCGCGCGtgtatacatatataaatatatagttgAATTTTCTTGATGAAGGGGTAACACTAGGAGCCTTCCACACAATAGACGTGGGTTCAATTCTCACTATCCCCCTTCCATGATCGCTATTGTAATagaaaactttttaaaaaatctTTTTACATAAGCGAAGCTTTTAGTTTAGTGGCAATGGTAACCTAAAAACTGCATTCATATCCGAGGTGTGGTGTTTTTGCATGTTTTTTATCCTCTTACTAGAATTTCTCCCTATGATAGGCACATTTTAGTTCTAGTATTAAGCCTAACGCTATTTTCTTAACAATATCAAATCAATGAGCCATACTAAGCTCACGTGAACAGAAGAAAGCGGGCTTAATCATATTTTGCTTCTATAATTCTACAAGTTCAAAGAGCCATAACCATGGCCTTTAATTTATCCCCCAGAATCctaaaacaagaagaaaaatcaaGTCATATTAATACAGACAGATAACTTAATCATTTTTATTTTCATCAAATCATACTTTCAATCCATGTAAGAGATGCAGAGTTTGATCAATAGAAATCAAAGCAAATATATTACCGCATATAGAACTCAAAATATTCACCGTCTCCATCTTGCATGCATCGCAGCACACGTCCACTTTCAAAATACAACCCTTCAAGAAATAATTAAAGCAAAAACAACTTTCAGCTTTAAACTAGCTAAAGCAGTAAATTGTTTTTTAAATGAAAGTGAAACATACCAATTCAGCAAAGGGCTCCATTGAATCAAATGAACTGATAGATTTGATGAGAAAAAGGGAGGACAAATTAACTAGAGGAAACAAGTTGTAGAGGGTGAATTAATTTGTTTTTTGTTTATGAAGAAAAGAAGACGTTCGTCGTGACCAATTAATGAGAAAGAAATCGGATAATCATATCAAAGATTTTCTTACCATTTTCATATAACAGAACCAAGGACGATGAGTCCGCTGTTATATTGTCATTTCATGGTAAGTACTACGTTCTCTTCGTTTTGAGTAATTTAAATCGAATCTTTACCAagattttataatattttgtgGGGTTTTCAGCTCCATTTCTTTGTGGAAAATATCAATTCTaagattttattttttaacaCATGCCGGTGGATACTTCCTTATTTAGATCTCTTTAATTTTCTTCCCACTTATTTATGTTTATGTCATTAGACACCCCCACCTTTTATCATCGTAGACTTTCAAAATtgttgtttttaaaattttctctaTTAGCAAACAAGAAGTCGAAAGTTTCAAACTTTCAGTAGAATACTCTCATTCTATTCTGTTTGGTCTTTGTTTTATTTTCAATTCAATCATTTATCACATCTTGCATGCGGTGTCCAGTTTGATCCATAAATGCGCAAATTGTCTAACTTGCCCATATTTAGATGCATTAGCGAGCGGCGCTATTAGTTAAGGGGATAAATAGTTGCAACCCAAACTTAATTCTTTCCATAAGTTGAATCAACTTATGTTACGTGACTAGCGCAAATCAACCCTCAAACAAGTTTTATAAAAATCAGATCAAAGACAAACAATTGTTTTTCAAAGTGAGATGTAATTTTAGATTCTGAAAAATAAATAACTTTTAGCAATTCAATCGTATAGGTTGAGTATGTATTGGTTTCTGTGAGACAATAGTTTAACCTTTTCTTTTTGCATGAAGAAGAAATTTAATCATTGCTCAATCTCAACCTGCTGGGTGTTTGGTTTTCGACGTGGATAACTCAAAAACTTTCTGAGCTCAAATTCAATACATTAAAgctatataaataaaataaaaaatacacaACCATATCACTTATAAAGTAATTACAAATAAATCTCATGATAAACATTGATCTGCAAATTGGTATAAATAGTTACTAACATGCTATCATAGATGAAAATTCAGGTAAAAACTCTATGCATTGTCaatgtatataatttaaataatttctaaaaataaataaattattcctTATTCTCTATGTAGGTATCTTTACACTCTCATAATTTCTATTCCTTATTGTCCATGTTTATCTCTACACTTTTCTCATAATTTTACTTTCCCGTGCAAAGCAGGGACCAACATGTACTGTCATAACAAGCTAAAGCGACTATTTTTAACTTCATTTAAAATTTTGACACTAAGGCTTGGGTTCTCCAAATAATGCCAAAGTACCATTTTGTGGATGACAAACAGTGACAAATTTCATTCTCTATCCAACTGCTTAACATCAATGCCCATTCGTAGCTCTATATCCAGAACCACATCATGAAAAAACTTAATGGTCAAAACGAACGGACATGATGAATTTGGCAACCGTAAAGCTTTGTTCTTTCAAGTGATTTACTCAAGCACACGAAAATTACTCTGAACTTTTCATGCCAAAGAACCgaacaaaaatagaaaagattcAGATATACCCTCCACTGTGGATTTTCGACGGTAGATACTCATGGGACAAGAAAGTGAGTGAATGCACAGACAATGCTTCAATCTCAAACTTAACTCCTTTGTGCAACAGCAGCTCCAGTTCAAACCTTCAGTTTGAGGGTAAAAGAGGGGGAGGGAGGTGGAGTATTTTCAGAACCCGACCATAAGTGTTGGCATTAACATTACTCAGTATGAAATTCTACCTCCATTTTGGTACTTCTCTTTGCAAATAACACCTAAGTAACATCGCTTCAACTTTCCTCTTATCTGGCCAGATTTTATATCAGTCGTTTGTGAATTGCTTAAAAAAAAGGTACAGTGAAATGAAACAATAAATGCGTGAATTTTACCTTCTGCAGTCAAAGGCAGGAGACATTGCTGTGGAATGCTATAATTGTCGCAATCCTGGATAAATACTCCAAGCCATTGTATCTCA of Nicotiana tomentosiformis chromosome 7, ASM39032v3, whole genome shotgun sequence contains these proteins:
- the LOC104098038 gene encoding heavy metal-associated isoprenylated plant protein 32, with the translated sequence MEPFAELGCILKVDVCCDACKMETVNILSSICGVYSVTIESDEARIYGEVDPNLLLRALSKSGRGNHAEVKWVTLKHPLLSNSRMADGYGSYNHRYGSNSHGYGYNSYSHGHGYSSIGGPFRHRRSLPEYTSGYEGHHHHQYPFRSIAPDYSYASNYYSGALPPPRYVSAYEDDSFNSCTTM